The Halosimplex litoreum genome has a window encoding:
- a CDS encoding cytochrome P450, translated as MSRTPPGPKGEPLFGSSRRYAKDPFSFISALEETYDDVVNFDMGPMETYMVTDPTDIERILVSEADSYRKPDFQNDALGDLLGDGLLLSEGETWERQRELANPAFRMSRLMGMADRVTGHAESMVDGWEPGDTVDAEMEMARVTLHVILDLMMGVELSESRVDTVQNQLDPLGRRFEPDPLRFAMPEWVPMPGDEEFESAVAELDSVLDDIVAARRGRAGVEGVTTVLDAPTEGDDPPMDFLSVLLRAQGRGEQSAEMLRDEMMTMLLAGHDTTALTLTYTWFLLSEHPEAERRVQDEVDEVVGDDRPSMDHVREFEYLDWVINEAMRLYPPVFTIFREPTEPVELGGYRVDAGSTLMLPQWGVHRSARYWDDPETFDPERFSPERREDRPRFAFFPFGGGPRHCIGKHLSLLEAKLIVATVVSEYELDFQGETPLELMPSLTMHPRQTMEMELIER; from the coding sequence ATGTCACGGACGCCACCTGGCCCCAAGGGCGAGCCGCTGTTCGGGAGCAGCCGGCGGTACGCCAAGGACCCCTTCTCGTTCATCTCGGCGCTCGAAGAGACCTACGACGACGTGGTCAACTTCGACATGGGGCCGATGGAGACCTACATGGTCACCGACCCCACCGATATCGAGCGGATCCTCGTCTCCGAGGCCGATTCCTACCGCAAGCCCGACTTCCAGAACGACGCGCTGGGCGACCTGCTCGGCGACGGCCTGCTGCTGAGCGAGGGCGAGACCTGGGAACGACAGCGCGAACTCGCCAATCCGGCGTTCCGGATGTCCCGATTGATGGGGATGGCCGACCGGGTCACCGGTCACGCCGAGTCGATGGTCGACGGCTGGGAGCCCGGCGACACCGTCGACGCCGAGATGGAGATGGCGCGAGTCACGCTGCACGTCATCCTCGACCTGATGATGGGCGTCGAACTCTCGGAGTCGCGGGTCGACACCGTACAGAACCAGCTCGATCCGCTCGGGCGGCGCTTCGAACCGGATCCGCTGCGCTTCGCGATGCCCGAGTGGGTGCCGATGCCCGGCGACGAGGAGTTCGAGTCGGCCGTCGCCGAGCTCGATTCGGTGCTCGACGACATCGTCGCGGCCCGACGTGGCCGCGCGGGTGTCGAGGGAGTCACGACGGTGCTCGACGCCCCGACCGAGGGCGACGACCCGCCGATGGACTTCCTGTCGGTCCTCCTCCGCGCCCAGGGTCGGGGCGAGCAGTCCGCGGAGATGCTCCGCGACGAGATGATGACGATGCTGCTGGCGGGCCACGACACCACCGCGTTGACGCTCACCTACACGTGGTTCCTGCTCTCGGAACATCCCGAAGCCGAGCGTCGGGTGCAGGACGAGGTCGACGAGGTCGTCGGCGACGACCGCCCGAGCATGGACCACGTCCGGGAGTTCGAGTATCTCGACTGGGTGATCAACGAGGCGATGCGGCTGTACCCGCCCGTGTTCACCATCTTCCGCGAGCCAACCGAGCCCGTGGAGCTCGGCGGCTACCGCGTCGACGCGGGGTCGACGCTCATGCTCCCACAGTGGGGCGTCCACCGCTCGGCCCGCTACTGGGACGACCCCGAGACGTTCGACCCCGAGCGGTTCAGCCCCGAACGCCGCGAGGACCGACCGCGCTTCGCCTTCTTCCCGTTCGGCGGCGGGCCGCGCCACTGCATCGGCAAGCACCTCTCGCTGCTCGAGGCCAAGCTCATCGTCGCCACCGTCGTCTCCGAGTACGAACTCGACTTCCAGGGCGAGACCCCGCTGGAACTCATGCCGTCGCTGACGATGCACCCCCGCCAGACCATGGAGATGGAACTGATCGAGCGATAG
- a CDS encoding redoxin domain-containing protein, giving the protein MVSTGESAPTFTATLGTSDHEDFDLADHVGDGPIVLAFFPGAFTPPCTNEMVAFQERLDDFRGAGAKLFGVSADSPFAQGAFREEHGIEFDLISDMDGDTIREYGLEMDIPDLGLYGNANRAVFVVDEEGTVVFDWVADEPADEPDYDAVLDAVESA; this is encoded by the coding sequence ATGGTATCCACTGGCGAATCCGCACCCACGTTCACAGCGACGCTCGGCACGAGCGACCACGAAGACTTCGACCTCGCCGACCACGTCGGCGACGGTCCGATCGTCCTCGCCTTCTTCCCCGGCGCGTTCACGCCCCCGTGTACCAACGAGATGGTGGCGTTCCAGGAGCGCCTCGACGACTTCCGCGGCGCCGGCGCGAAGCTCTTCGGCGTCAGCGCCGACTCGCCGTTCGCCCAGGGCGCCTTCCGCGAGGAACACGGCATCGAGTTCGACCTGATCAGCGACATGGACGGCGACACCATCCGCGAGTACGGCCTGGAGATGGACATCCCCGACCTGGGCCTCTACGGCAACGCCAACCGCGCCGTCTTCGTCGTCGACGAGGAGGGCACCGTCGTCTTCGACTGGGTCGCCGACGAGCCCGCCGACGAACCCGACTACGACGCCGTCCTCGACGCCGTCGAATCGGCGTAA
- a CDS encoding NADH-quinone oxidoreductase subunit N, translated as MAGFQVADWVTLAPAIALGVTAMLLFVVDSIEPQPGTSSNAVLAAVSTVGALAAFLVAGYFLVAGVGQPRGTGAVDLYGGALVVDGMSLFFVVIVGSVTALVTLASYDYLEGQEYQAEYYGLVVMAATGMSLMASANSLATVFVSLELASLPSFALVAFLKNNRGSVEGGLKYFLVGALSSSVLAYGISLVYAATGSLQLEAVAEALATGSAIPAGVLGVGVIMMLLGFAYKTASVPFHFWAPEAYEGAPAPVSAFLSSASKAAGFVVAFRVFLTAFPEVGGLTGAAPMVDWVTAVTVLAVVTMTVGNFAAATQEKVKRMLAYSSVGHAGYVLIGLAALSGPDQGLVLGASMMHLLVYGFMNTGAFLFLALTEYWGVGRTFQDFNGLSKQAPLACAAMTIFLFSLAGLPVGGGFISKLYLLLGTVNAGAWLLAASLIVNSALSLFYYSRVVKAMWIEDPEGDFDLGGYPSSLYAAVVIAAFVTFALLPAFGLLSPSAFDAASVLFG; from the coding sequence ATCGCGGGCTTCCAGGTAGCCGACTGGGTCACGCTGGCGCCGGCGATCGCCCTCGGCGTGACGGCCATGCTGCTGTTCGTCGTGGACAGCATCGAGCCCCAGCCGGGGACGAGTTCCAACGCGGTCCTCGCGGCCGTCTCGACGGTCGGCGCGCTCGCGGCGTTCCTCGTCGCCGGCTACTTCCTCGTGGCCGGCGTCGGGCAACCGCGCGGCACGGGCGCCGTCGACCTGTACGGCGGCGCGCTGGTCGTCGACGGGATGAGCCTGTTCTTCGTCGTCATCGTCGGCAGCGTGACCGCGCTGGTGACGCTGGCGAGCTACGACTACCTCGAAGGCCAGGAGTATCAGGCCGAGTACTACGGGCTGGTCGTCATGGCCGCGACGGGTATGTCGCTGATGGCCTCGGCCAACAGCCTCGCGACCGTGTTCGTCAGCCTCGAACTCGCGAGCCTCCCGTCGTTCGCGCTGGTCGCGTTCCTCAAGAACAACCGCGGCAGCGTCGAGGGCGGACTGAAGTACTTCCTCGTCGGCGCGCTGTCGTCGTCGGTGCTCGCCTACGGGATCAGCCTCGTCTACGCGGCGACGGGCAGCCTCCAGCTGGAGGCCGTCGCCGAAGCGCTGGCTACCGGCTCCGCGATCCCCGCCGGCGTCCTCGGCGTCGGTGTCATCATGATGCTGCTCGGGTTCGCCTACAAGACCGCGAGCGTCCCGTTCCACTTCTGGGCGCCCGAAGCGTACGAGGGCGCGCCCGCGCCCGTCTCGGCGTTCCTCTCGTCGGCCTCGAAGGCCGCCGGGTTCGTCGTCGCCTTCCGCGTGTTCCTCACCGCCTTCCCCGAGGTCGGCGGCCTGACCGGAGCGGCCCCGATGGTCGACTGGGTCACCGCGGTCACCGTCCTCGCGGTCGTCACGATGACGGTCGGTAACTTCGCCGCCGCGACCCAGGAGAAGGTCAAGCGGATGCTCGCGTACTCCTCGGTCGGCCACGCCGGCTACGTCCTCATCGGGCTGGCCGCGCTGTCGGGCCCCGACCAGGGACTCGTCCTCGGTGCGAGCATGATGCACCTGCTCGTCTACGGGTTCATGAACACCGGCGCGTTCCTGTTCCTCGCGCTCACCGAGTACTGGGGCGTCGGCCGCACCTTCCAGGACTTCAACGGCCTCTCGAAGCAGGCGCCGCTGGCCTGCGCCGCGATGACGATCTTCCTGTTCAGTCTCGCGGGGCTGCCGGTCGGCGGTGGCTTCATCTCGAAGCTCTACCTGCTGCTCGGGACGGTCAACGCCGGCGCGTGGCTGTTGGCCGCCTCGCTCATCGTCAACAGCGCCCTGTCGCTGTTCTACTACAGCCGGGTCGTCAAGGCGATGTGGATCGAGGACCCCGAGGGCGACTTCGACCTCGGCGGCTACCCGAGTTCGCTCTACGCCGCCGTCGTCATCGCCGCGTTCGTCACGTTCGCATTGTTGCCCGCCTTCGGCCTCCTCTCGCCGAGCGCCTTCGACGCCGCGAGCGTTCTGTTCGGCTGA
- a CDS encoding complex I subunit 4 family protein encodes MPIAGPVEALLGATLLGALLVFLAPDEWAGKLAAAVSLVPVGISLWMYTAFDGVGNALLADGDIAFESTIGWLSLGRYDLAWHVGLDGISLPLLVLATVLTTLALVSSWTPIDERQSQFYGLMLLMEASLIGVFTALDFLLWLVFWEAVLVPMYFLIGVWGGPRRKYAAIKFFVYTNVATLVMFVGFMALVFGLGDSVSTFDLPAIAQALAADGNLGSIAGIAPDTLRVVAFALMFAGFAVKVPVFPVHTWLPDAHVEAPTPVSVMLAGVLLKMGTYALLRFNFTMLQDVAQEYAAIIVAFGVLSIIYGAMLALAQQDLKRIVAYSSISSMGYVILGLVAFTPHGFGGATFQMVAHGLISGLMFMTVGVIYNETHTRMVGDISGIADRMPWTVGILVAAAFGYMGLPLMAGFAAEYLIFQGAFASPYIPAAPLVTAAGMFGIVIVAGYLLWAMQRTLFGEYSLATDYDVSRAPVHDVAPLVVLLALVIALGVDPGLVYQMIQDAVNPLLPPGAATLAAPTGAVQGAVEALSNGGVAPW; translated from the coding sequence ATGCCGATCGCCGGGCCCGTCGAAGCCCTGCTGGGCGCCACGCTGCTGGGCGCACTGCTGGTCTTCCTCGCCCCCGACGAGTGGGCGGGCAAGCTCGCCGCCGCGGTGAGCCTCGTCCCCGTCGGGATCTCGCTGTGGATGTACACGGCCTTCGACGGCGTCGGCAACGCGCTGCTAGCCGACGGCGACATCGCCTTCGAGTCGACGATCGGCTGGCTGAGTCTCGGTCGCTACGACCTGGCCTGGCACGTCGGTCTCGACGGTATCAGCCTGCCGCTGCTCGTGCTCGCGACCGTGCTGACGACGCTGGCGCTGGTCAGCTCGTGGACGCCGATCGACGAGCGCCAGTCGCAGTTCTACGGGCTGATGCTCCTGATGGAGGCCAGTCTCATCGGCGTGTTCACCGCGCTGGACTTCCTGCTGTGGCTGGTGTTCTGGGAGGCCGTGCTCGTCCCGATGTACTTCCTCATCGGCGTCTGGGGCGGCCCGCGCCGGAAGTACGCCGCCATCAAGTTCTTCGTCTACACGAACGTGGCGACGCTGGTCATGTTCGTCGGCTTCATGGCGCTCGTGTTCGGGCTGGGCGACTCGGTCTCGACGTTCGACCTGCCGGCCATCGCGCAGGCGCTGGCCGCCGACGGCAACCTCGGGAGCATCGCGGGCATCGCGCCCGATACGCTCCGCGTGGTCGCGTTCGCGCTGATGTTCGCCGGCTTCGCGGTGAAGGTGCCCGTCTTCCCGGTCCACACGTGGCTGCCCGACGCCCACGTCGAGGCCCCGACGCCCGTCTCCGTGATGCTGGCGGGCGTCCTCCTGAAGATGGGGACCTACGCCCTGCTGCGGTTCAACTTCACGATGCTCCAGGACGTCGCACAGGAGTACGCGGCGATCATCGTCGCCTTCGGCGTCCTCAGCATCATCTACGGGGCGATGCTCGCGCTTGCACAGCAGGATCTCAAGCGCATCGTCGCCTACTCCTCCATCTCGTCGATGGGCTACGTCATCCTGGGGCTGGTCGCGTTCACCCCGCACGGCTTCGGCGGCGCGACCTTCCAGATGGTCGCCCACGGCCTCATCTCGGGGCTGATGTTCATGACGGTCGGCGTCATCTACAACGAGACCCACACGCGGATGGTCGGCGACATCTCCGGGATCGCCGACCGGATGCCCTGGACCGTCGGCATCCTCGTCGCCGCCGCGTTCGGCTACATGGGCCTGCCGCTGATGGCCGGTTTCGCCGCGGAATACCTCATCTTCCAGGGCGCGTTCGCCTCGCCGTACATCCCCGCCGCACCGCTGGTGACCGCCGCCGGGATGTTCGGCATCGTCATCGTCGCCGGCTACCTGCTGTGGGCGATGCAGCGGACGCTGTTCGGCGAGTACAGCCTCGCCACGGACTACGACGTCTCGCGTGCGCCCGTCCACGACGTGGCGCCGCTGGTCGTGCTGCTGGCACTGGTCATCGCCCTGGGTGTCGACCCGGGCCTGGTGTATCAGATGATCCAGGACGCGGTCAACCCGCTGCTCCCGCCGGGGGCGGCGACCCTCGCGGCGCCTACTGGGGCCGTGCAGGGCGCTGTTGAGGCGCTGTCAAACGGAGGTGTCGCGCCGTGGTAG
- the nuoL gene encoding NADH-quinone oxidoreductase subunit L → MAGAFDFVPAIAALPFLAFVVSLFAGQYMPKRGAEAGIIATAGSLVLSIWTALTVAGVTGPATYYNENLYTWVAGVADGALTLRFGILVDPLTALMLVIVSLIALLVHVFSLGYMNDEGETGLPRYYAGLGLFTASMLAFVFSNNILMAFMFFELVGLCSYLLIGFWFREDGPPSAAKKAFLVTRFGDYFFLIGVVGILATFGTGLFAPVETASGTMASFPQVAEMALNGEADVFTAGYGAGTWMTILGLLVLGGVVGKSAQFPLHTWLPDAMEGPTPVSALIHAATMVAAGVYLVARMYGFYLLSPTALAVIALIGGFTALFAATMGVVKQELKQVLAYSTISQYGYMMLALGSGGYVAAVFHLTTHAIFKALLFLGAGSVIIAMHHNENMWDMGGLKEKMPVTYWTFLSGSLALAGIVPFAGFWSKDEVLYEALIHGFGSEGMLGPMYLLAYAMGLLAVFFTGFYTFRMVYLTFHGDARSDTARDPEPVRWNVKAPLAVLGIGAATVGFLNMKPVAELTGAPIDFLHKWVHGPDEGGWPAALSTDLVTYEELMHDFANISSAYPLGETPTLLASAAISLGLAIAGVLFARSLYGVDQPVEHTDKLGGAKTLLMHNYYQDEYQVWLAQGVTVPISRAADKFDQGVVDGVVNGVSSVSLFTGSRFRRIQSGVVSNYAALMTLSLALLLVVFVVLGGGA, encoded by the coding sequence ATGGCAGGTGCATTCGACTTCGTTCCCGCGATCGCAGCGCTCCCGTTCCTGGCGTTCGTCGTCTCGTTGTTCGCCGGGCAGTACATGCCGAAGCGCGGCGCCGAGGCCGGCATCATCGCGACCGCCGGCTCGCTCGTCCTCTCGATCTGGACGGCGCTGACCGTCGCCGGGGTCACCGGCCCCGCGACCTACTACAACGAGAACCTCTACACGTGGGTCGCCGGCGTCGCCGACGGCGCGCTCACGCTCCGGTTCGGTATCCTGGTCGACCCGTTGACGGCGCTCATGCTCGTCATCGTCTCGCTCATCGCTCTGTTGGTCCACGTCTTCTCGCTGGGCTACATGAACGACGAGGGCGAGACCGGTCTGCCCCGCTACTACGCCGGACTGGGCCTGTTCACGGCGAGCATGCTCGCCTTCGTCTTCTCGAACAACATCCTGATGGCGTTCATGTTCTTCGAGCTGGTCGGGCTCTGTTCGTACCTCCTGATCGGCTTCTGGTTCCGCGAGGACGGCCCGCCGTCGGCCGCGAAGAAGGCGTTCCTGGTCACCCGCTTCGGTGACTACTTCTTCCTCATCGGCGTGGTCGGCATCCTCGCCACCTTCGGAACCGGTCTGTTCGCGCCCGTCGAGACCGCCTCGGGCACGATGGCGAGCTTCCCGCAGGTCGCCGAGATGGCGCTCAACGGCGAGGCGGACGTCTTCACCGCCGGCTACGGCGCGGGGACCTGGATGACGATCCTCGGGCTGCTCGTGCTCGGCGGCGTCGTCGGCAAGTCCGCCCAGTTCCCGCTGCACACCTGGCTGCCCGACGCGATGGAGGGCCCGACGCCGGTCTCGGCGCTCATCCACGCGGCGACGATGGTCGCGGCCGGCGTCTACCTCGTCGCGCGCATGTACGGCTTCTACCTGCTCTCCCCGACGGCGCTGGCGGTCATCGCGCTGATCGGTGGCTTCACCGCCCTGTTCGCGGCGACGATGGGCGTCGTCAAACAGGAGCTCAAGCAGGTGCTCGCGTACTCGACTATCAGCCAGTACGGCTACATGATGCTCGCGCTGGGCTCCGGTGGCTACGTCGCCGCGGTCTTCCACCTGACGACCCACGCGATCTTCAAGGCGCTCCTGTTCCTCGGCGCCGGGTCGGTCATCATCGCGATGCACCACAACGAGAACATGTGGGACATGGGCGGGCTCAAAGAGAAGATGCCCGTCACCTACTGGACGTTCCTCTCGGGCTCGCTCGCGCTCGCGGGCATCGTCCCGTTCGCGGGCTTCTGGTCCAAGGACGAGGTGCTCTACGAGGCGCTCATCCACGGCTTCGGCAGCGAGGGGATGCTCGGACCGATGTATCTGCTCGCGTACGCGATGGGGCTGCTGGCCGTGTTCTTCACGGGCTTCTACACGTTCCGGATGGTCTACCTGACCTTCCACGGCGACGCGCGTTCGGACACGGCGCGTGACCCCGAACCCGTGCGCTGGAACGTCAAGGCGCCGCTGGCCGTGCTCGGTATCGGCGCGGCGACGGTCGGGTTCCTCAACATGAAGCCGGTCGCGGAGCTGACCGGCGCACCGATCGACTTCCTCCACAAGTGGGTCCACGGGCCCGACGAGGGCGGCTGGCCGGCGGCGCTGTCGACCGACCTGGTCACCTACGAGGAACTGATGCACGACTTCGCCAACATCAGTTCGGCCTATCCGCTGGGGGAGACGCCGACGCTGCTCGCCTCGGCGGCTATCTCCCTCGGGTTGGCGATCGCGGGCGTCCTGTTCGCCCGGAGCCTCTACGGCGTCGACCAGCCGGTCGAGCACACGGACAAGTTGGGAGGTGCGAAGACGCTGCTCATGCACAACTACTATCAGGACGAGTATCAGGTGTGGCTGGCACAGGGCGTGACGGTCCCGATCTCGCGGGCCGCGGACAAGTTCGACCAGGGCGTCGTCGACGGCGTCGTCAACGGCGTCAGTAGCGTGAGCCTCTTCACCGGCTCGCGCTTCCGCCGCATCCAGTCGGGCGTCGTCTCGAACTACGCGGCGCTGATGACCCTCTCGCTCGCGCTGTTGCTGGTCGTCTTCGTCGTGCTCGGAGGTGGTGCCTGA
- the nuoK gene encoding NADH-quinone oxidoreductase subunit NuoK — MAIATQYYLLLSAAVFCIGVYGVLTRSNALIFLMSVELMLNAANINLVAFSFHYGNLTGQVFSLFVMALAAAEVAVGIGIILVLYRNFEGVDVTKAATMRW; from the coding sequence ATGGCGATCGCGACCCAGTACTACCTGCTGCTGTCGGCGGCGGTGTTCTGCATCGGCGTCTACGGGGTTCTGACGCGCAGTAACGCCCTGATATTCCTGATGTCCGTCGAGCTGATGCTCAACGCGGCGAACATCAACCTCGTCGCGTTCTCGTTCCACTACGGGAACCTCACGGGGCAGGTGTTCTCGCTGTTCGTCATGGCGCTGGCCGCCGCGGAAGTGGCGGTCGGTATCGGCATCATCCTCGTCCTGTATCGCAACTTCGAGGGTGTGGACGTGACCAAAGCGGCTACGATGAGGTGGTAA